Proteins encoded within one genomic window of Novosphingobium sp. 9U:
- a CDS encoding CDP-alcohol phosphatidyltransferase family protein gives MPAWVTPDFLTALGVIGAILTFSGYAASNLSENWLWLAIAGYVIQWFGDSMDGSLARWRKIERPSYGYFIDHSCDGLTTALIVWGIGTTPYVTMDVVMVALVGYLLLSIHAYLSARVLGEFKLSYLAAGPTELRFLLIGLTVAMMVLGAGPGLFGAISGFDIFVGAIGAILMTLFVIQTLVTGRRLALEAARGGDRRRDPGV, from the coding sequence ATGCCGGCTTGGGTCACGCCCGATTTCCTGACGGCGCTGGGCGTGATCGGCGCGATCCTCACCTTCTCAGGTTACGCGGCCAGCAACCTGTCGGAGAACTGGTTGTGGCTCGCGATCGCGGGCTACGTTATCCAGTGGTTCGGCGATTCCATGGACGGTAGCCTGGCGCGCTGGCGCAAGATCGAGCGGCCGAGTTACGGCTACTTCATCGACCACAGCTGCGACGGCCTGACCACCGCGCTGATCGTCTGGGGCATCGGGACCACCCCTTACGTGACCATGGACGTCGTCATGGTGGCGCTCGTCGGCTACCTGCTACTGTCGATCCATGCCTATTTGTCCGCCCGCGTCTTGGGTGAGTTCAAGCTTTCGTACCTCGCCGCCGGGCCGACCGAACTGCGCTTCCTGCTGATCGGGTTGACGGTGGCGATGATGGTGCTCGGCGCGGGGCCGGGGCTGTTCGGCGCAATTTCCGGCTTCGACATCTTCGTCGGCGCGATCGGCGCGATCCTGATGACGCTGTTCGTAATCCAGACGCTGGTCACCGGCCGTCGTCTGGCTCTGGAGGCCGCCCGAGGCGGCGACCGCCGGCGCGATCCTGGGGTTTGA
- the map gene encoding type I methionyl aminopeptidase, with product MTEYQTIDAADTPLRDGTIKLHGPAAFEGMRRAGRLAAEILDDIAPMVQPGVTTAAIDDKVRELTLAGGAVPATLGYRGYQHSSCVSINHVVCHGIPSEKTLKDGDIVNIDVTPLLDGWHGDSSRMYLVGDVSLKARRLVDVTYECLMIGIDKAKPGARLGDIGAAIQSYAEQNRYGVVREFCGHGVGRLFHDAPEVVHAARAGTGPELKPGMFFTIEPMINLGKPPVKLLADGWTAVTRDKSLSAQFEHSIGITEDGCEIFTTSPKGLHKPPYS from the coding sequence ATGACCGAATACCAGACGATCGACGCCGCCGACACGCCCCTGCGTGATGGGACCATCAAGCTCCACGGCCCCGCTGCGTTCGAGGGCATGCGCCGCGCCGGCCGGCTCGCCGCCGAGATTCTCGACGACATCGCGCCGATGGTGCAGCCCGGTGTCACGACGGCCGCCATCGACGACAAGGTGCGCGAACTCACGCTCGCAGGCGGGGCGGTGCCCGCGACGCTGGGCTATCGCGGCTACCAGCATTCCAGCTGCGTCTCGATCAACCACGTGGTGTGCCACGGCATTCCGTCGGAAAAGACGCTGAAAGACGGCGACATCGTCAACATCGACGTCACTCCGCTGCTTGATGGCTGGCATGGCGATTCGAGCCGCATGTACTTGGTCGGCGATGTCTCGCTGAAGGCGCGCCGGCTGGTCGACGTGACCTACGAGTGCCTGATGATCGGCATCGACAAGGCCAAGCCCGGCGCCCGCCTGGGCGACATTGGCGCTGCGATCCAAAGCTATGCCGAGCAGAACCGCTACGGCGTCGTGCGCGAGTTCTGCGGCCATGGCGTCGGCCGGCTTTTCCACGATGCGCCTGAAGTGGTCCACGCGGCGCGCGCGGGCACCGGGCCGGAGCTGAAGCCCGGCATGTTCTTCACGATCGAGCCGATGATCAACCTGGGCAAGCCGCCGGTGAAGCTGCTGGCCGACGGCTGGACGGCGGTGACGCGCGACAAGTCGCTTTCCGCGCAGTTCGAGCACTCGATCGGCATCACCGAGGACGGTTGCGAGATCTTCACGACCAGCCCCAAGGGCCTGCACAAGCCGCCGTATAGTTGA
- a CDS encoding DUF4163 domain-containing protein: protein MERIILAAAIALLAAGCDARTPPAPEGQPSQAPAPVAQPHPQPTPQPLAQLPAGRTEKVTNDLYEFEYAYPPKAAAIPGLKTLLDKRLATSRAELEKSSKSDQVEANKNGYPYRAHSSGAKWAIVADLPRWLSLSAEMYEYSGGAHGMTFFDALLWDREQNLARTAGDLFISKAALSAAIREPFCAALDKERVKRRGEPVNRQSGDEFDACIDPAEHAVILGSSNGKTFDRIGILVEPYAAGAYAEGTFDITLPVTERIIGSVKPAYKDEFSVR from the coding sequence ATGGAGCGTATCATCCTGGCCGCAGCGATCGCCCTCCTGGCCGCAGGGTGCGATGCCAGGACGCCGCCTGCGCCCGAAGGTCAGCCGAGCCAGGCTCCGGCGCCGGTCGCCCAGCCCCACCCCCAGCCCACGCCGCAGCCGCTGGCGCAATTGCCTGCCGGCCGCACCGAGAAGGTCACGAACGACCTCTACGAGTTCGAGTATGCCTACCCGCCCAAGGCAGCGGCCATTCCAGGGCTGAAGACTCTGCTCGACAAGCGGCTGGCGACATCACGCGCGGAACTGGAGAAGAGCTCCAAGAGCGACCAGGTCGAGGCGAACAAGAACGGCTACCCGTATCGGGCGCATAGCTCGGGCGCGAAGTGGGCAATAGTGGCCGACCTGCCGCGCTGGCTCTCGCTCTCGGCCGAGATGTACGAGTACAGCGGCGGCGCGCACGGCATGACCTTCTTCGACGCACTGCTGTGGGACCGCGAGCAGAACCTGGCGCGCACCGCGGGGGACCTGTTCATCAGCAAGGCCGCGCTCAGCGCCGCGATCCGCGAGCCGTTCTGCGCTGCGCTCGACAAGGAGCGCGTCAAGCGGCGCGGTGAGCCGGTCAACCGCCAGAGCGGGGACGAGTTCGACGCGTGCATCGACCCGGCCGAGCATGCGGTGATCCTGGGGTCGAGCAACGGCAAGACCTTCGACCGCATCGGCATCCTGGTGGAGCCTTATGCAGCCGGGGCGTATGCGGAAGGGACCTTCGACATCACGCTGCCGGTGACCGAGCGCATCATCGGGTCGGTGAAACCGGCGTACAAGGACGAGTTTTCGGTGAGGTAA
- a CDS encoding M17 family metallopeptidase, with product MTDKDSPIQPDRGQPAVAIHLVDKDGLEQFLKARPVPQRAALEGQKFKAESSTHAVMPDGDGWAVAAGVADAGKLSTWCLAKLAQSLPAGTYRLAAGEPGAALLGWVTGQYRFERYLSEPSSEGMRVLLTGEPKAIPAVLAEAEATALVRDLVNTPAEDMGPAQLEEHADTLAKRFGAQLQVTRGDVLEQEYPMIHAVGRAAARSHAPRLIELEWGNPEHPRVAVVGKGVCFDSGGLDIKPPSGMLLMKKDMGGAAHALALAQLIMDAQLPVRLHLLVPAVENAIAGNAFRPGDVLRSRAGISVEIGNTDAEGRLILGDALTRAGEKEPELVIDFATLTGAARVAVGPDLPALFTRRDETARELIESGESVDDPCWRLPLFDGYREFLKSDVADINNAGSSGFAGASTAALFLDRFVPKGMDWAHFDTFAWRPAAKPGRPKGGDALGLRAAWRMLQGRYG from the coding sequence ATGACCGACAAAGACTCCCCGATCCAGCCTGACCGTGGCCAGCCTGCCGTAGCCATCCATCTCGTCGACAAGGATGGACTGGAGCAATTCCTCAAGGCTCGCCCGGTTCCGCAGCGCGCTGCGCTGGAGGGCCAGAAGTTCAAGGCGGAAAGCTCCACTCACGCGGTCATGCCCGATGGCGATGGCTGGGCGGTGGCCGCAGGCGTGGCAGATGCCGGCAAGCTGTCGACCTGGTGCCTGGCCAAGCTGGCGCAGAGCCTGCCCGCCGGAACCTACCGCCTGGCCGCGGGCGAGCCCGGGGCGGCACTGCTCGGCTGGGTCACCGGCCAGTATCGCTTCGAGCGCTATCTCTCCGAACCGTCTAGCGAAGGTATGCGCGTGCTGCTGACGGGCGAGCCCAAGGCGATCCCCGCCGTGCTCGCCGAGGCCGAGGCGACCGCACTGGTGCGCGATCTGGTCAATACGCCGGCCGAGGACATGGGCCCCGCCCAGCTGGAAGAGCACGCCGATACGCTGGCGAAGCGCTTCGGCGCACAGCTGCAGGTCACGCGCGGCGATGTGCTGGAGCAGGAATACCCGATGATCCATGCGGTCGGTCGGGCCGCAGCGCGCAGCCACGCGCCGCGGCTGATCGAGCTGGAGTGGGGCAATCCCGAGCACCCGCGCGTCGCCGTGGTCGGCAAGGGCGTGTGCTTCGATTCGGGCGGGCTCGACATCAAGCCGCCCTCGGGCATGCTGCTGATGAAGAAGGACATGGGCGGCGCCGCGCATGCGCTGGCCCTGGCGCAGCTGATCATGGATGCGCAGCTGCCGGTGCGGCTTCACTTGCTGGTGCCGGCGGTCGAGAACGCGATTGCCGGCAATGCCTTTCGTCCGGGCGACGTGCTGCGCTCGCGCGCGGGGATAAGCGTCGAGATCGGCAACACCGACGCGGAAGGAAGGTTGATCCTGGGCGATGCCCTCACCCGCGCGGGCGAGAAGGAGCCCGAACTGGTGATCGACTTCGCCACCCTCACGGGCGCCGCGCGCGTCGCGGTCGGCCCCGACCTGCCCGCGCTGTTCACCCGTCGCGACGAGACCGCCCGCGAGCTGATCGAGTCCGGCGAGTCGGTCGACGATCCGTGCTGGCGCCTGCCACTGTTCGACGGCTACCGCGAGTTCCTGAAGTCCGACGTGGCCGACATCAACAATGCCGGCTCCAGCGGCTTTGCCGGCGCGAGCACGGCGGCGTTGTTCCTCGACCGGTTCGTGCCCAAGGGCATGGACTGGGCGCACTTCGACACCTTCGCCTGGCGCCCGGCCGCCAAGCCGGGGCGGCCCAAGGGCGGCGACGCGCTGGGCCTGCGCGCGGCCTGGCGCATGTTGCAGGGGCGATATGGCTAA
- a CDS encoding SH3 domain-containing protein, with translation MPLELSPTRPDVAERLLALSGPSLAAEPGHLPVRGDLAHIKLAGRCFVPHYAVPMPHRIKPGAELRVQGRPGAEVIAQLPAGALFEVLDIAGAWTWGQLENDGLVGYVAQDQLEPLA, from the coding sequence TTGCCGCTCGAGCTTTCCCCCACGCGTCCGGACGTCGCCGAGCGGCTCCTTGCGCTCAGCGGGCCGAGCCTCGCAGCCGAACCGGGGCACCTGCCGGTCCGCGGTGACCTGGCGCACATCAAGCTCGCCGGTCGCTGCTTCGTGCCGCACTATGCCGTGCCGATGCCGCACCGGATCAAGCCGGGCGCCGAACTGCGCGTGCAGGGCCGCCCGGGTGCGGAGGTGATCGCGCAGCTTCCCGCCGGCGCGCTGTTCGAAGTGCTCGACATCGCGGGCGCCTGGACGTGGGGCCAGCTGGAGAACGACGGCCTGGTCGGCTACGTCGCGCAGGATCAGCTGGAGCCGTTGGCATGA
- the argC gene encoding N-acetyl-gamma-glutamyl-phosphate reductase, producing the protein MTATVFIDGAAGTTGLEIADRLAGRSEFTLVTLDEARRKDPAARAEALNDADFVILCLPDDAARDAVAMIRSEKVRVIDASSAHRTAIGWTYGFPEVIGRESVASARRVSNPGCYPTGFIGLLAPLVGAGLLPKDWPYVCHAVSGYSGGGKAMIGQFEADRDIAFRAYGLGLGHKHVPEMQRHVGLSHAPLFAPAVVPAHRGMLVEVPLQLSAMSLAAAPDVLRASLVEAYRGSPIVKVREDQPAELLLRGSMAPVDTLELLVFGARDGSQARLVAMLDNLGKGASGAAVQNLNLMAGLDETAGLRL; encoded by the coding sequence ATGACCGCGACCGTCTTCATCGACGGCGCCGCCGGCACCACTGGCCTCGAGATCGCCGATCGGCTGGCCGGTCGCTCCGAGTTCACCTTGGTCACGCTCGACGAGGCGCGGCGCAAGGATCCGGCGGCGCGCGCGGAAGCACTGAATGACGCCGACTTCGTGATCCTGTGCCTGCCCGACGACGCGGCACGGGATGCCGTGGCGATGATCCGCAGCGAGAAGGTGCGCGTGATCGACGCGTCCAGCGCACACCGTACCGCAATCGGTTGGACCTACGGCTTCCCCGAAGTGATCGGGCGTGAGAGCGTAGCCTCGGCCCGCCGCGTCAGCAATCCGGGCTGCTATCCGACCGGCTTCATCGGCCTGCTCGCCCCGCTGGTCGGTGCCGGATTGCTGCCGAAGGACTGGCCCTACGTATGCCATGCCGTCTCCGGCTACTCGGGCGGCGGCAAGGCGATGATCGGCCAGTTCGAGGCCGACCGCGACATTGCCTTTAGGGCCTACGGCTTGGGACTTGGCCATAAGCATGTGCCGGAGATGCAGCGCCACGTCGGCTTGAGCCACGCGCCGCTGTTCGCGCCCGCGGTGGTCCCGGCGCATCGCGGCATGCTGGTCGAAGTACCGCTGCAGCTGAGTGCGATGTCGCTCGCCGCTGCGCCCGATGTGCTGCGCGCCAGCCTGGTCGAGGCCTATCGCGGCAGCCCGATCGTCAAGGTGCGCGAAGACCAGCCGGCCGAACTGCTGCTGCGCGGCTCGATGGCGCCGGTCGACACGCTGGAACTGCTGGTTTTTGGCGCCCGCGATGGTTCGCAGGCGCGGCTTGTCGCCATGCTCGACAACCTGGGCAAGGGCGCGAGTGGCGCGGCGGTGCAGAACCTGAACCTGATGGCCGGGCTCGACGAGACTGCCGGGCTGCGGCTCTAG
- a CDS encoding P-II family nitrogen regulator translates to MKKIEAIIKPFKLDEVKEALHEVGVSGITVTEAKGFGRQKGHTELYRGAEYVVDFLPKVKLEVVVPDSLAERTVEAIAEAAQTGRIGDGKIFVVPIETAVRIRTGERDDAAL, encoded by the coding sequence GTGAAAAAAATCGAAGCCATCATCAAGCCGTTCAAGCTCGACGAAGTGAAGGAGGCTCTGCACGAAGTGGGTGTGTCGGGCATCACTGTGACGGAAGCCAAGGGCTTCGGTCGCCAGAAGGGCCATACCGAACTGTACCGCGGTGCCGAATACGTCGTCGACTTCCTGCCCAAGGTGAAGCTGGAGGTTGTCGTACCCGACAGCCTGGCCGAGCGCACCGTGGAGGCAATCGCCGAGGCCGCGCAAACCGGCCGGATCGGTGACGGCAAGATCTTCGTCGTGCCGATCGAGACCGCCGTGCGCATCCGTACGGGTGAGCGGGACGACGCGGCGCTTTAA
- the glnA gene encoding type I glutamate--ammonia ligase: protein MSSAKDVLKRIKDEEIEWVDLRFTDPKGKWQHLTMVSSVLGEDELEDGLMFDGSSIEGWKAINESDMILKPDLDAVYVDPFSATPMLILFCDIVEPSTGELYARDPRSTAKRAESFVQSAGFGDTVYVGPEAEFFMFDDVKFYDGYDGNGFKIDDIELPTNTAKEYDTGNLGHRPRAKGGYFPVAPVDPCTDIRGEMVSTMIEMGLPCDKHHHEVAAAQHELGLTFGKLVTTADRMQIYKYVVMMVAQAYGKTATFMPKPIMKDNGSGMHTHISIWNGGENTFAGNGYAGLSDTCLYFIGGVIKHAKALNAFTNPTTNSYKRLVPGYEAPVLLAYSARNRSASCRIPYGSGTKAKRVEFRFPDAMANPYLCYASLLMAGLDGIKNKIHPGEAMDKNLYDLPPAELAEVPTVCGSLREALESLQADHAFLLEGGVFTTDQIEAYLELKWPEVLRWETTPSAVEFDMYYSL, encoded by the coding sequence ATGTCTAGCGCAAAGGACGTCCTGAAGCGGATCAAGGACGAGGAGATCGAGTGGGTCGATCTTCGCTTCACCGATCCCAAGGGCAAGTGGCAGCACCTGACGATGGTCTCCAGCGTCCTCGGCGAGGATGAGCTGGAAGACGGCCTGATGTTCGACGGCTCCTCGATCGAGGGCTGGAAGGCCATCAACGAGTCAGACATGATCCTCAAGCCCGACCTCGACGCGGTCTATGTCGATCCGTTCAGCGCCACGCCGATGCTGATCCTGTTCTGCGACATCGTCGAGCCTTCGACCGGTGAGCTCTATGCCCGCGACCCGCGCTCGACCGCCAAGCGCGCGGAATCGTTCGTGCAGTCGGCCGGCTTCGGCGACACCGTCTACGTCGGCCCCGAGGCCGAGTTCTTCATGTTCGACGACGTGAAGTTCTACGACGGCTACGACGGCAACGGCTTCAAGATCGACGACATCGAGCTGCCGACCAACACCGCCAAGGAATACGACACCGGCAACCTGGGCCACCGCCCGCGTGCCAAGGGCGGCTACTTCCCGGTCGCTCCGGTCGATCCCTGCACCGACATCCGCGGCGAGATGGTCTCGACCATGATCGAGATGGGCCTGCCCTGCGACAAGCACCACCACGAAGTGGCCGCCGCGCAGCATGAGCTCGGCCTCACCTTCGGCAAGCTGGTCACCACCGCGGACCGCATGCAGATCTACAAGTACGTCGTGATGATGGTCGCGCAGGCCTATGGCAAGACGGCGACGTTCATGCCCAAGCCGATCATGAAGGACAACGGATCGGGCATGCACACGCATATCTCGATCTGGAACGGCGGCGAGAACACCTTCGCCGGCAACGGCTACGCCGGCCTGTCGGACACCTGCCTGTACTTCATCGGCGGCGTCATCAAGCACGCCAAGGCGCTGAACGCCTTCACCAACCCGACCACCAACAGCTACAAGCGCCTGGTGCCGGGCTACGAAGCGCCAGTGCTGCTCGCCTACTCGGCGCGCAACCGTTCGGCGTCGTGCCGCATCCCTTACGGTTCGGGCACCAAGGCCAAGCGCGTGGAGTTCCGCTTCCCCGACGCGATGGCCAACCCCTACCTGTGCTACGCTTCGCTGCTAATGGCCGGCCTCGACGGGATCAAGAACAAGATCCACCCGGGCGAAGCCATGGACAAGAACCTGTACGATCTGCCCCCGGCCGAGCTGGCCGAAGTGCCGACCGTCTGCGGTTCGCTGCGTGAAGCCCTGGAGTCGCTCCAGGCCGATCATGCGTTCCTGCTCGAAGGCGGCGTGTTCACCACCGACCAGATCGAGGCCTACCTCGAACTGAAGTGGCCCGAAGTGCTGCGCTGGGAAACCACGCCGTCGGCCGTCGAATTCGACATGTACTACTCGCTCTAA
- a CDS encoding HAMP domain-containing sensor histidine kinase yields the protein MRHPAILDATHRRVWHKGLTRGTARGGERIMAGTKSLRLSAYAAVLVVAIGLVQVIASVSFYRAIDARTLREDHARRVAELLVVSERVARLRPEALAQVMTSGHLEVALAAKPSVSHAGQDPDLRELAAQIVRWEPSLGDNPLQLAIVRAEKGRRDFVGSMQLADGRWLNFESRDISSMWPIALRATWMTVMTALVCLALALVALRVLTHPLRRMSDAARAIGGGRRVAIRETGPTDLRNLAHAMNEMQDRIAHLVEDQARSFEAIGHDLRTPLARQKIAAELVEESELGALLLESNAEMEALLDSLQQFLRAQHLRSEPEPVDLCELLRAVVAPLGDCVQLDCAEPAVTETYREPVQLALAALIENACRYGQSAKVQVQQDRGGWRITIADDGPGIPAHHFADVLEPFFRLDEARGRTTKGFGLGIPMAHRLLARFGGALSFASGTGGGLVVTVQVPHAI from the coding sequence TTGCGCCACCCCGCAATCCTTGACGCCACGCACCGCCGGGTGTGGCACAAGGGCCTGACGCGCGGCACCGCGCGCGGTGGAGAGAGGATCATGGCAGGCACCAAGTCGCTGCGCTTGTCGGCGTATGCCGCCGTGCTGGTCGTGGCGATCGGGCTGGTGCAAGTGATCGCCAGCGTCTCGTTCTATCGGGCGATCGACGCGCGGACCTTGCGTGAGGACCATGCCCGGCGGGTGGCCGAACTGCTGGTGGTGAGCGAACGCGTGGCCCGGCTGCGCCCGGAGGCGCTTGCGCAAGTCATGACCTCGGGCCACCTGGAAGTGGCGCTCGCAGCCAAGCCCAGCGTCTCGCACGCAGGGCAGGATCCGGACTTGCGCGAGCTTGCGGCACAGATCGTCCGCTGGGAGCCATCGCTGGGCGACAATCCGCTCCAGCTTGCCATCGTGCGCGCTGAAAAGGGCCGGCGCGACTTCGTCGGCTCCATGCAGCTTGCGGACGGTCGCTGGCTGAACTTCGAATCGCGCGACATCTCGTCGATGTGGCCGATCGCGTTGCGGGCGACGTGGATGACGGTCATGACCGCGCTTGTTTGCCTCGCCCTGGCGCTGGTGGCCCTGCGCGTGCTCACCCATCCGCTGCGCCGCATGTCCGACGCCGCGCGCGCGATCGGCGGGGGTCGGCGCGTGGCGATCCGCGAAACCGGGCCGACCGACTTGCGCAACCTGGCCCATGCCATGAATGAGATGCAGGACCGCATTGCTCACCTGGTCGAGGACCAGGCGCGTTCGTTCGAGGCGATCGGCCACGATCTGCGCACCCCGCTTGCACGCCAGAAGATCGCAGCGGAGCTGGTCGAGGAGTCGGAACTCGGCGCACTGCTGCTGGAGAGCAATGCGGAGATGGAGGCACTGCTCGATTCGTTGCAGCAGTTCCTGCGTGCCCAGCATCTGCGGTCCGAGCCAGAGCCGGTGGACTTGTGCGAACTGCTGCGAGCTGTGGTGGCTCCGCTGGGCGATTGCGTGCAGTTGGACTGCGCGGAACCCGCAGTGACCGAAACCTATCGCGAGCCGGTGCAGCTCGCGCTCGCGGCTCTGATCGAGAACGCCTGCCGATACGGGCAAAGCGCCAAGGTGCAGGTACAGCAGGACCGGGGCGGGTGGCGCATCACCATCGCCGACGATGGTCCCGGCATCCCCGCTCACCACTTCGCAGATGTGTTGGAGCCGTTCTTCCGCCTGGATGAAGCTCGCGGGCGCACGACCAAGGGCTTTGGTCTCGGCATACCCATGGCCCATCGCCTGCTGGCCCGCTTCGGCGGAGCGCTGTCGTTCGCAAGCGGGACCGGCGGAGGACTGGTCGTCACCGTGCAGGTGCCGCACGCAATCTGA
- a CDS encoding arginyltransferase translates to MTAPVRFPRFFVTSPAPCPYLPGRSERKVFTELKGPHADSLNDALGRIGFRRSQTVAYRPSCLDCQACISVRVAATEFAPSSTQKRNLKRNSDLVATVCRPWSTSEQFELLQKYLGVRHPEGGMTSMDEVDFADMVEHTPVTSYVIEYREPSLDGVTPGRLVGACLTDKQCDGLSMIYSFYDPEHEARQGLGNYIILDHIRRAAETGLAYVYLGYWVEGSPRMQYKVRYRPLERLTRGGWERMAEAEQDRLIAAAASTPRGAGGEGSGKDGLAVSGGCAVA, encoded by the coding sequence GTGACGGCCCCCGTTCGGTTTCCACGTTTCTTTGTGACCAGCCCGGCACCGTGCCCGTATCTGCCGGGCCGCAGCGAGCGCAAGGTGTTCACCGAACTCAAGGGCCCGCACGCCGACTCGCTGAACGATGCGCTTGGCCGCATCGGTTTCCGCCGCAGCCAAACCGTCGCCTATCGCCCCTCGTGCCTCGACTGCCAGGCCTGCATCTCCGTGCGCGTCGCCGCGACCGAGTTCGCGCCGTCCTCGACGCAAAAGCGCAACCTGAAGCGCAACAGCGACCTGGTGGCGACGGTCTGCCGTCCCTGGTCCACCAGCGAGCAGTTCGAGCTGCTGCAGAAGTATTTGGGCGTGCGCCATCCCGAAGGCGGCATGACCAGCATGGACGAGGTCGACTTTGCCGACATGGTCGAGCACACGCCCGTCACCAGCTACGTCATCGAATACCGCGAGCCCTCGCTGGACGGCGTCACGCCCGGACGGCTGGTCGGCGCCTGCCTGACCGACAAGCAGTGCGACGGGCTGTCGATGATCTACAGCTTCTACGACCCCGAGCACGAGGCGCGCCAGGGTCTGGGCAACTACATCATCCTCGACCACATCCGCCGCGCGGCCGAGACCGGCCTTGCCTACGTGTACCTGGGCTACTGGGTCGAGGGATCGCCGCGGATGCAGTACAAGGTGCGCTACCGTCCTTTGGAGCGCCTCACCCGGGGTGGCTGGGAGCGCATGGCCGAAGCCGAACAGGACCGCCTGATCGCCGCCGCTGCCAGCACCCCGCGCGGGGCCGGTGGTGAGGGTTCGGGCAAGGACGGACTTGCGGTCAGCGGCGGGTGTGCGGTCGCGTAA
- a CDS encoding SDR family NAD(P)-dependent oxidoreductase: protein MDFKQRCAVVTGGSSGIGKACALALGRAGVRVALTYHSSEAEAREVVAAIEEAGGKAIACQADVGREEDVEALFAAAEKAFGTVSLLVNSAGVNMADTPIAKMELAQFDGVLRSDLTGPFLTCRRFVRGLEASQEGDGKGRIVNVSSIHERAPRPGAVDYDSAKGGLAQLTATLALELAPQGIAVNGVAPGMILTPMNQSALDDVEERKRKEASIPWRRAGTAEEVADLVVFLLSDTADYITGTTVTIDGGLSLVTAQGA from the coding sequence ATGGATTTCAAGCAACGCTGCGCCGTCGTCACAGGCGGCAGTTCGGGGATCGGCAAGGCTTGCGCGCTTGCGCTCGGCCGCGCCGGTGTCCGGGTCGCGCTCACCTATCATTCGAGCGAAGCGGAGGCGCGCGAAGTCGTCGCCGCGATCGAGGAGGCGGGCGGCAAGGCAATCGCCTGCCAGGCCGACGTCGGCCGTGAGGAGGATGTCGAGGCGCTGTTCGCCGCGGCGGAGAAAGCGTTCGGCACCGTCAGCCTGCTGGTCAACTCGGCGGGGGTCAACATGGCCGATACCCCGATCGCCAAGATGGAACTGGCGCAATTCGATGGCGTGCTGCGGTCCGATCTCACCGGCCCGTTCCTCACCTGCCGTCGCTTCGTGCGCGGGCTCGAAGCAAGCCAGGAGGGTGATGGAAAGGGCCGCATCGTCAACGTCTCCTCGATCCACGAGCGTGCACCAAGACCCGGCGCCGTCGACTACGACAGCGCCAAGGGTGGTCTCGCGCAGCTGACCGCGACGCTGGCGCTCGAGCTGGCGCCGCAGGGCATCGCGGTGAACGGCGTGGCGCCGGGTATGATCCTGACGCCGATGAACCAGTCCGCCCTGGACGACGTGGAGGAGCGCAAGCGCAAGGAGGCGTCGATCCCCTGGCGTCGCGCCGGCACGGCCGAGGAAGTCGCCGATCTGGTGGTGTTCCTGCTCTCCGATACCGCCGACTACATCACCGGCACCACCGTCACCATCGACGGCGGACTCTCGCTGGTGACGGCGCAAGGGGCCTGA